One window of Brevibacterium pigmentatum genomic DNA carries:
- a CDS encoding choice-of-anchor G family protein, whose amino-acid sequence MTVSPAAADEVNPGEDAEAFAQLINTDLITADLLDVSSSYRSSPTDEGKEADNQALNLQLLRDLGVELPNIGLPLVAPEGGAGLLQIGNAGALNSYAHAPSYNSATAGTGAVGENGAINLDPDNPAASGNASVDLTSLFDQLELDGVTDGVIDELSLDLGAIASTAESDGTTTTPDYVVADGQLTVSSDLVGDLGSDLQTIVEGSGGALDDALGSDGALDNVVKSVGNTANINIPGVARVDLRNGTVAVNGMDTALEDAAQTLIEEPLTDDERIVSIDLKNGDIKIDLAKVVKGETGEDLNDLDPNTQVLTSATIEKIVDALESALGTVTSKVTETVTDVLNNVELNIEIPAEVSAVLGVLKADVTVTVDGTLGQFAGTADGDPVIDVDGNLLGIISLDRLLDPLTTALVPALLEPVKAVVGPILKAVPQELTSALEGVTDPLFDGLAPVLEALNQVVDLTINEQSPNPTSTGASAQSSLDSSEVDGDNGPGFTVNAVSLELLPELTGGPLADVNLASSSVRATAEAPEEPGDDDVNTNAAASAAASATADDDSNASAEAASDPGAMADQTTTASAAADVDATAAAESAATEDATADTTADATTAEDASSTSASESAATADATDATNADTTAAADADPEASAAVASNATSSDDASVTAAADADAAADPDAAAAEEADTNTNASASAAASAEADADNNAAAEAAAVAAADADANDTASAAAEANAEAAAEAAAEEEASTTTSADATEEANASAQAAATAAANADNSDDVNAAATADADADPAASASTAATADSSSAASAEAAANADDSTIADASQDTTADANASASAAASAQADADNNAAAEAAAVAAADADANDTASAAANENAEAAAEAAAEEEASTTASADATEEANASAQAAATAAADATDEDSANADTTAGANADSAAAASVAANADSSSEASAEAAAEADASADPDASAAEEADANTNASASAAASADADNDNNAAAEAAAVAAADADANDTASAAANENAEAAAEAAAEEEASTTASADATEEANASAQAAATAAADATDESSASADTTAAADADTAAAATAAANAEASSAASAEAAANADGAEASASSDGDEANASADGGAASASADGAEAEASASNDSEKAASANSSASSDASSAANAGSAANASAGSSTNASGNAGGDLPRTGAEGIPAMVGFAALLLAGGAAAVWATRRYRASTGKH is encoded by the coding sequence ATGACCGTGTCCCCCGCGGCAGCCGATGAAGTGAACCCTGGAGAAGATGCAGAGGCATTCGCTCAGCTGATCAACACCGATCTGATCACAGCTGACCTACTTGACGTCTCATCCTCTTATCGCAGCTCACCAACCGACGAGGGCAAAGAGGCAGACAACCAGGCTCTGAATCTCCAATTGCTTCGCGATCTGGGTGTTGAACTGCCAAATATCGGCCTCCCGTTAGTTGCACCCGAAGGCGGAGCTGGACTGCTTCAGATCGGCAATGCCGGAGCCCTGAATTCTTATGCGCACGCACCGAGCTACAACTCGGCGACCGCCGGCACTGGAGCGGTCGGTGAGAACGGTGCCATCAATCTTGACCCCGACAATCCTGCCGCCAGTGGAAACGCCAGCGTTGATCTCACGTCTCTGTTTGACCAGCTTGAGCTTGACGGAGTCACGGACGGAGTCATTGACGAGCTGAGCCTCGACCTGGGTGCGATCGCTTCGACTGCGGAAAGCGACGGGACTACGACCACCCCCGATTATGTTGTTGCAGATGGACAGCTCACCGTTTCGAGTGATCTCGTGGGCGACCTCGGGTCCGATCTGCAGACGATCGTGGAAGGTTCCGGAGGAGCCCTCGATGACGCTTTAGGCAGCGACGGGGCCCTTGACAACGTCGTTAAGTCTGTTGGCAACACTGCCAATATCAACATTCCGGGAGTTGCCCGAGTCGATTTGCGCAATGGCACCGTCGCGGTCAACGGGATGGACACTGCACTCGAAGATGCAGCACAGACACTGATCGAAGAGCCGCTCACAGATGACGAGCGCATCGTCTCCATCGATCTGAAAAACGGCGATATCAAGATTGATCTTGCCAAGGTCGTCAAGGGAGAGACGGGTGAGGACCTTAATGACCTCGATCCGAATACTCAGGTTCTGACATCTGCAACAATCGAGAAGATCGTCGATGCGCTCGAATCCGCACTCGGTACAGTGACGTCAAAAGTCACGGAAACCGTAACGGATGTCTTGAACAACGTTGAGCTGAACATCGAGATCCCAGCAGAGGTCAGCGCAGTGCTTGGCGTTCTCAAAGCTGATGTAACTGTGACCGTGGACGGAACTCTCGGCCAGTTCGCTGGCACCGCAGACGGAGACCCCGTCATTGATGTAGACGGCAATCTGCTTGGAATCATCAGTCTCGATAGGCTCCTGGATCCGCTGACCACGGCGTTGGTCCCTGCGCTTCTGGAACCGGTAAAGGCAGTGGTCGGCCCCATTCTCAAGGCAGTGCCCCAAGAACTCACTTCTGCACTCGAGGGCGTCACTGATCCGCTCTTCGATGGGCTTGCACCCGTCCTCGAAGCTCTCAATCAGGTGGTCGACCTGACGATCAACGAGCAATCTCCGAACCCAACGTCGACTGGCGCCAGCGCCCAGTCCTCGCTGGATTCAAGCGAAGTCGACGGAGATAACGGGCCCGGATTCACTGTTAACGCGGTGAGTCTAGAACTGCTGCCAGAATTGACTGGTGGTCCACTTGCCGACGTCAACCTCGCATCCTCCTCGGTCCGTGCAACTGCTGAGGCTCCCGAGGAACCGGGTGACGACGATGTGAACACCAACGCCGCGGCCTCTGCTGCCGCATCAGCAACCGCCGATGACGACAGCAACGCCTCTGCCGAAGCCGCATCGGACCCGGGCGCGATGGCAGACCAGACGACCACGGCGTCCGCGGCTGCAGACGTCGATGCGACCGCCGCCGCCGAATCTGCCGCCACGGAAGACGCAACTGCGGACACCACGGCAGACGCCACCACCGCCGAGGACGCGTCGTCGACCTCTGCCTCCGAGTCAGCAGCGACTGCTGACGCAACGGACGCGACGAATGCTGATACCACTGCAGCGGCCGACGCCGATCCGGAAGCTTCGGCGGCCGTGGCCTCCAACGCCACGTCGTCGGACGACGCTTCAGTTACGGCAGCTGCCGATGCTGACGCCGCAGCGGATCCTGACGCCGCGGCAGCCGAGGAAGCTGACACGAACACCAATGCCTCGGCATCTGCTGCGGCATCGGCTGAGGCGGATGCCGACAACAACGCAGCAGCAGAGGCAGCAGCAGTAGCCGCCGCCGACGCTGATGCCAACGACACCGCATCCGCAGCAGCCGAGGCAAACGCTGAAGCAGCCGCAGAAGCAGCAGCCGAAGAAGAAGCCTCCACGACGACATCGGCAGATGCCACCGAAGAGGCCAACGCATCCGCACAGGCCGCAGCCACCGCAGCCGCCAACGCAGATAACTCGGACGATGTGAACGCCGCCGCTACCGCGGATGCGGACGCCGATCCTGCCGCATCTGCCAGCACGGCGGCCACGGCCGATTCCTCGAGTGCGGCATCTGCAGAAGCAGCCGCCAATGCCGATGATTCGACCATTGCCGATGCGTCTCAGGACACCACGGCTGATGCCAATGCCTCGGCATCTGCTGCGGCTTCGGCTCAGGCGGATGCCGACAACAACGCAGCAGCCGAAGCAGCAGCAGTAGCCGCCGCCGACGCTGATGCCAACGACACCGCATCCGCGGCAGCCAACGAAAACGCTGAAGCCGCCGCAGAAGCGGCAGCTGAAGAGGAAGCTTCGACCACGGCATCGGCAGATGCCACCGAAGAGGCCAACGCATCGGCACAGGCCGCAGCCACTGCAGCCGCCGATGCGACTGACGAGGATTCTGCAAACGCCGACACCACTGCGGGGGCCAACGCCGACTCGGCAGCAGCTGCATCGGTTGCAGCCAACGCGGATTCCTCCTCCGAAGCATCGGCTGAAGCAGCAGCAGAAGCCGATGCCTCGGCCGATCCGGACGCTTCGGCAGCCGAGGAAGCAGACGCAAACACCAACGCGTCGGCCTCCGCAGCGGCATCGGCAGATGCAGATAACGACAACAACGCAGCAGCCGAAGCAGCAGCAGTAGCCGCCGCCGACGCTGATGCCAACGACACCGCATCCGCGGCAGCCAACGAAAACGCTGAAGCCGCCGCAGAAGCGGCAGCTGAAGAGGAAGCTTCGACCACGGCATCGGCAGATGCCACCGAAGAGGCCAACGCATCGGCACAGGCCGCCGCTACCGCAGCAGCCGACGCTACCGATGAGTCCTCCGCAAGCGCTGACACCACGGCAGCGGCCGACGCCGACACTGCGGCGGCCGCAACCGCGGCAGCCAATGCCGAAGCGTCGAGCGCAGCCTCGGCAGAGGCCGCGGCCAACGCCGACGGAGCTGAGGCCAGCGCTTCCAGCGACGGTGACGAAGCAAACGCTTCAGCCGACGGAGGCGCAGCCAGCGCCTCGGCTGACGGTGCCGAGGCTGAAGCCAGCGCTTCGAACGATTCCGAGAAGGCCGCCTCGGCAAACTCCTCGGCCTCGTCGGACGCCAGCTCGGCAGCGAACGCAGGATCCGCGGCCAACGCCTCGGCCGGTTCGAGCACGAACGCCTCGGGCAATGCCGGTGGAGACCTTCCGCGGACGGGTGCAGAAGGCATCCCGGCCATGGTCGGATTCGCCGCACTGCTCCTCGCCGGCGGTGCTGCAGCGGTGTGGGCAACCCGCCGCTACCGCGCCTCGACAGGCAAGCACTGA